GTAGGGGCGGGCAGGTTGCGCGTCTGTGCGGTAGCGCACGTACGCCTCGCGCCGCCGGACGGACGACAGGGACAGTCGCCGGCATCGAGGAACCGCCCATCGCGGGCGAGTGCCGAAGCGACCTCTACCAGCGCCGGCAGACTGCCAACCCGGAGCATGGGGCGATCCATTGCCCCCGTCCGTGCGCCACCGCACAGTGCAAATCGTTCCCGGGCGGTACCGTTGCAGCTCTGTATACCTCCCTGACCGAGAGGACTGCCATGACTCCCTTCGAAAATACCGCCGAATCGCTGGTTCGCATCTACCTGGACGGCCGCACGATGCCTCGGGTCCTCCAGGACGCCGTGGTGTGGGTCGTCGCCTCACGACTGACCAGGGGCGAGGATCCGGTTCTCGACGAAACCTTGCGAGGCGACATCGACAACCAGGCCATTGCCTCTCCGGTTGGCGTCGAGGCTGCTGCAGCGCAGCCGGCGTTGTGCGCCCTGCTGCAGCGCTGGCATCCGGCCGCGCTCAGCGCCCGCGCAGGTTCATCCGAAACGCAATCAACGCCACGTCGTCTTCCACAGGCGCCAACCCAAGGATGGCCGTGGCACGCAGGTCATGTTCGGGGCAGCGGATGAAGCCCATGCGGTGGTACAGCTTGCACGCCGCCGTCATGAACGACGAGCTGTGGATGCCCAGTGTCAGTGCGCCGAGCTCGTGCGCGCGTTCCACGCAGTGCCGCGCGAGCCGGCGCCCGAGCCCGCGGCCGCGGGCGTCCGGGTGCACCGCGAGCTTGCGGAAGCCGGCCCAGCCCTTGGGCAGGCCCAGGCCCTCCAGGCCCGCGTCGGGGTAGAACACCACGCTGCCGACCACCCGGCCCTGCCATTCGGCAACCAGCAGCTGCGTGCCGTCCCCCGGCTTCTCGACATGGCGCAGGTCGTCGAGGTAGGCCTCGAAGACGGCCGGCTGCACGCTTTTTCTGTACTGGGAATAGGCGGCCATGCGGATCGATGCGATCGGCGTGGCCTCGTGGCGCGCGGCGGCGCGGATGCGGCAGCCCGCGGCCGTGGCAATGGCCCCATCGAAGTCGTGCATGGCTCTCTCCTTCATTCCTTGGGCGGTCGGATGACCGGTGAAGGAGCCCAGCTTAGGCGCGGGAGCGTGTCCCATATTGAAGGAACGCGACATCTTGTCCGACACGGGCATAGGCCATGCGGCCGATGTCCGCGGCCGTGCTCGGTGGCTAGATTGCTGGAGAAATCGCAGACTAAAGAGGATCTCCATGCTCGACACTGCCCAGAAGGCCAGCCTGCTGCGCTGCAACGGCGTTGCC
Above is a window of Variovorax sp. RA8 DNA encoding:
- a CDS encoding GNAT family N-acetyltransferase, whose product is MHDFDGAIATAAGCRIRAAARHEATPIASIRMAAYSQYRKSVQPAVFEAYLDDLRHVEKPGDGTQLLVAEWQGRVVGSVVFYPDAGLEGLGLPKGWAGFRKLAVHPDARGRGLGRRLARHCVERAHELGALTLGIHSSSFMTAACKLYHRMGFIRCPEHDLRATAILGLAPVEDDVALIAFRMNLRGR